The following nucleotide sequence is from Kineobactrum salinum.
ATCTATCAGCAGCGTGAAAGGCTCGTTGTACTGGGCATCCCAGCCCTCGGGCTGGTTGGTGGCAACACTGACCAGGGAGAGGCCCAGCAGCTGTTGCCGCCACTCACTGCCGCCTTGCAAGATGGTGACTGGCAGGTCCAGGCTGACGACACTGAAGTCCTGCTGCTCATTGCGCAAATCGCTCATGCTGGTACTCGCAATAGGTGTCTGGGCCCACTATAACGCCGCCTTGCCACCAATGCGAGGTGGCCGCGGGGAACGGCCCGGTGGTCTTCATGGTCCGTTCGCAGCAGGCGGCGGCGGGCTGGATTACTTCAATTTGCGGTATTTGACCCGGTGAGGCTGGGCCGCCGCCGCGCCGAGGCGGGCCTTGCGGTCCTCCTCATAATCGCTGTAGTTGCCCTCGTGGAACACCACCTCGCCGTCGTCCTCATAGGCCAGGATATGGGTGGCAATGCGGTCCAGAAACCAGCGGTCGTGCGAGATCACCAGCGCGCTGCCTGGAAAGGTCAGGATCGCGTCCTCGAGCGCCCGCAGAGTTTCCACGTCAAGGTCATTGGTGGGCTCGTCCAGCAACAGCACGTTGGCGCCCTGCTTCAACAGCTTGGCCAGGTGCAGGCGGTTGCGCTCGCCGCCGGACAGGTCCTTGACGAATTTTTGCTGGTCTGCACCCTTGAAGTTGAAGCGTCCCACGTAGGAGCGCGAGTTGACCTCATAGTTGCCGATACGGATTACATCCTGGCTGTCGGACACCTCCTCCCACACGGTCTTGCTGCCGTCCAGATCATCCCGCGACTGGTCCACATAGCCCAGCTGCACAGTGTCGCCGACGGTGACCTCGCCCCCGTCAGCCTGTTCGGCGCCCATCAGGATCTTGAACAGCGTGGACTTGCCCATGCCGTTGGCGCCGATGATGCCGACGATGCTGCCCTTGGGAACGCTGAAGCTGACATGTTCAAACAGCAGCCTGTCGCCAAAGGTCTTCTTCAGGTCCTTCACTTCGATGACCTTGTCGCCGAGCCGCGGCCCTGGTGGAATGTAGATCTCATTGGTTTCGTTGCGGCTCTGGAATTCCTGTGACTGCAGCTCGTCAAAGCGCTGCAGGCGGGCCTTGCTCTTGGCCTGGCGGCCCTTGGGGTTGCTGCGCACCCACTCCAGCTCGGATTTGATCGCCTTCTGATGCGAGGCCTCCTGGCGTTTTTCCTGCTCCAGGCGCGCCTCCTTGGTTTCCAGCCAGTCGGAATAGTTGCCCTCGTAAGGAATGCCGCGGCCGCGGTCCAGTTCCAGAATCCAGCCGGCGGCGTTGTCCAGGAAGTAGCGGTCGTGGGTGATGGCGACGACAGTGCCCGGGAAGTCGTGCAGAAAGCGCTCCAGCCAGCCCACGCTCTCGGCGTCCAGGTGGTTGGTGGGCTCATCCAGCAACAACATGTCCGGCGCCGACAGCAGCAACCGGCACAGCGCCACCCGGCGCCGCTCGCCGCCCGACAGGGTGGCGACATCCGCGTCCCAGGGCGGCAGCCGCAGTGCATCGGCAGCCACCTCCAGCTTGTGCTCCAGATTGTGGGCGTCGGTGACCTGAATGATATCCTCCAGCCGGGCCTGCTCCTTGGCCAGCGCATCGAAATCCGCATCGGGCTCGGCGTAGGCGGCGTACACCCGATCCAGTTGGGCCAGCGCGTCCACCGCCTCCTGCAGTCCCTCTTCGACGTTGCCGCGCACATCCTTGTCCGGGTTCAACTGAGGTTCCTGGGGCAGATAGCCTATCTTGATGCCCGGCTGGGGGCGGGCCTCACCGAGAATGTCCGTGTCGATGCCGGCCATGATGCGCAGCAGCGTGGACTTGCCCGAGCCATTGAGGCCGAGTACGCCGATCTTGGCGCCGGGGAAAAAGGACAGGGAAATGTCCTCGAGGATTTTCTTCTTCGGCGGCACGACCTTGCCGACGCGGTTCATGGTGTAGACGTACTGGGCCATCTGGGTGAGGTACCTGTGATGATGAAAAGTGTGGGGGGATTCTAGCAGGAAACCGGTGGAGCTTCAGTCAATCGGCGATCGGCGCCGAGCTCAGGTCGTCCGGGTCCAACTCGCGTTCGTCGGGACTGTAGGTTTCGTGAAACTCCTCCACCTCCCAGTTGGCCTTGGCACCGATCTCGGCGACGTGGAACAGGGCGTCGCCCTCGTACACCAGTGGCAGATTGGTGCGTCCGATGACGATGCCGTGGCTGTCGCAGACCACATCCACTTCACTGCTGCCCAGCGGATCGGCGATAAAGCCGATGATCTGGCCCTTGTTGACCTCCGCGCCCAGCGGTACCAGGACCCGCAGGACTCCGCTCTCCGGTGCCCGTATCCAGTGCGTGTTGCGGCTGACGGTCGGCGGCCTGATGCGGGCGCGGCTGCGGCGCAGCATGCCGATATGGCGCATCACATTGAGTACCCCCTTGACCCCGCGCGAATATAGAGTTCTTCGAAGCGCAGTGCCTCGCCGGCTTCATACAGCAGTACCGGCACGTCCATGTCTCCGGCAGCCTGGCGCAGGGAGCCGTCGCGGATCTTGGCATCGATCGCCAGCGGCGCACCGAAGGCTTCGGTCATGGCCAGCACCGCCGGATCTTCGAGGTTGGCCCGGATCTGGGGAAAGTTGCTGCGATGACGGGCACCGGTATGGAGGTCGATGCCATGGGTACACTTGGACACGATTTCCTGCAGGAAGGTTTGGGCGATACGCCCGGTCAGCGAGCCCCGGGAGGAGCCGGGGAAGGAGCGGTTGAGGTCGCGGCCATCGGGCAGGTAGCGGCTGTGGTTGATAAAGCCGTAGATGTTGACGATGGGGATCGCGATCAGGGTGCCGCGCAGGCGTTCCAGATGCGGGTCCTGGAGCAGACGGCGGATGATTTCCACACCGTTGATTTCGTCGCCGTGGATGGCAGCGCAGACAAACAGCACCGGGCCCGGGCGCTTGCCGCGAATGACCTGGGCGCTGATCG
It contains:
- a CDS encoding PilZ domain-containing protein gives rise to the protein MSDLRNEQQDFSVVSLDLPVTILQGGSEWRQQLLGLSLVSVATNQPEGWDAQYNEPFTLLIDTGQEPALELFAYLQDVDKGRLSFAVEHVDRENIEPLQTLLRAHMADPAVLDEELRRLGQR
- the ettA gene encoding energy-dependent translational throttle protein EttA — translated: MAQYVYTMNRVGKVVPPKKKILEDISLSFFPGAKIGVLGLNGSGKSTLLRIMAGIDTDILGEARPQPGIKIGYLPQEPQLNPDKDVRGNVEEGLQEAVDALAQLDRVYAAYAEPDADFDALAKEQARLEDIIQVTDAHNLEHKLEVAADALRLPPWDADVATLSGGERRRVALCRLLLSAPDMLLLDEPTNHLDAESVGWLERFLHDFPGTVVAITHDRYFLDNAAGWILELDRGRGIPYEGNYSDWLETKEARLEQEKRQEASHQKAIKSELEWVRSNPKGRQAKSKARLQRFDELQSQEFQSRNETNEIYIPPGPRLGDKVIEVKDLKKTFGDRLLFEHVSFSVPKGSIVGIIGANGMGKSTLFKILMGAEQADGGEVTVGDTVQLGYVDQSRDDLDGSKTVWEEVSDSQDVIRIGNYEVNSRSYVGRFNFKGADQQKFVKDLSGGERNRLHLAKLLKQGANVLLLDEPTNDLDVETLRALEDAILTFPGSALVISHDRWFLDRIATHILAYEDDGEVVFHEGNYSDYEEDRKARLGAAAAQPHRVKYRKLK
- a CDS encoding succinylglutamate desuccinylase/aspartoacylase family protein codes for the protein MMRHIGMLRRSRARIRPPTVSRNTHWIRAPESGVLRVLVPLGAEVNKGQIIGFIADPLGSSEVDVVCDSHGIVIGRTNLPLVYEGDALFHVAEIGAKANWEVEEFHETYSPDERELDPDDLSSAPIAD
- a CDS encoding succinylglutamate desuccinylase/aspartoacylase family protein, whose translation is MPGNGSKLIIGDREIVPGERTVIDIPVAPMYTHDNLSISAQVIRGKRPGPVLFVCAAIHGDEINGVEIIRRLLQDPHLERLRGTLIAIPIVNIYGFINHSRYLPDGRDLNRSFPGSSRGSLTGRIAQTFLQEIVSKCTHGIDLHTGARHRSNFPQIRANLEDPAVLAMTEAFGAPLAIDAKIRDGSLRQAAGDMDVPVLLYEAGEALRFEELYIRAGSRGYSM